A DNA window from Hordeum vulgare subsp. vulgare chromosome 1H, MorexV3_pseudomolecules_assembly, whole genome shotgun sequence contains the following coding sequences:
- the LOC123401204 gene encoding protein RICE FLOWERING LOCUS T 1-like, with protein sequence MSAADPLVVAHVMQDVLDPFTSTVPLRIAYNNRLVLAGAELRPSAIVSKPRVDIGGSDMRVLHTLILVDPDAPSPSHPSLREYLHWMVSDIPGTTGASFGRELVVYERPEPRSGIHRMVFVLFQQLGRGTVFAPDVRQNFSCRNFARQYHLNVVAASYFNCQREGGSGGRSI encoded by the exons ATGTCTGCAGCGGATCCATTGGTTGTGGCTCATGTTATGCAAGATGTGCTTGATCCATTTACATCAACCGTTCCATTAAGGATAGCCTACAACAATAGGCTAGTTCTGGCAGGTGCTGAGCTAAGACCATCTGCAATTGTAAGTAAGCCACGAGTTGATATCGGTGGCAGTGACATGAGAGTTCTACACACCCTG ATATTGGTGGATCCAGACGCTCCAAGCCCAAGTCACCCATCACTAAGGGAGTACTTGCACTG GATGGTGTCAGACATCCCTGGAACAACTGGTGCCAGCTTTG GCCGAGAGCTTGTAGTTTATGAAAGACCAGAACCAAGATCTGGTATCCACCGGATGGTATTTGTGCTGTTCCAGCAACTAGGCAGGGGTACAGTTTTTGCACCAGACGTCCGACAAAACTTCAGCTGCAGGAACTTTGCACGGCAGTACCACCTAAACGTTGTGGCTGCCTCATATTTCAACTGTCAAAGGGAAGGTGGATCAGGCGGAAGAAG TATATAG
- the LOC123447085 gene encoding cyclic phosphodiesterase-like, whose translation MDPTDQSPEEVYSVWALPPEPVRDRFRGLMAGLRAAHGGPPFEPHATVVGAVRMRRPAAIQALRAAAAAAGVGPYTARVTSVARGDLFYQCVYLLLEPTPEVIQTSDHFCAHFGFQRSTPYMPHVSLLYGDLTDEEKEAARKKVEEMDSELCGLQFEISELALYRTDTEDRSLESWELVEVCHLGKK comes from the exons ATGGACCCCACCGACCAGTCGCCGGAGGAGGTGTACTCCGTGTGGGCCCTCCCGCCGGAGCCCGTCCGCGACCGCTTCCGCGGCCTCATGGCCGGCCTCCGCGCCGCGCACGGCGGCCCGCCCTTCGAGCCGCACGCCACCGTCGTCGGCGCCGTGCGCATGCGCCGCCCCGCCGCAATCCAGGCCCTCCGCGCCGCCGCGGCCGCAGCCGGCGTCGGCCCCTACACCGCCCGCGTCACCAGCGTCGCCCGCGGCGACCTCTTCTACCAGTGCGTCTACCTCCTCCTCGAGCCCACCCCCGAG GTGATCCAGACGAGCGACCACTTCTGCGCCCACTTTGGGTTTCAGAGATCAACCC CATATATGCCGCATGTCAGCCTCCTGTATGGGGATCTGACAGACGAGGAGAAGGAAGCAGCAAGGAAGAAGGTAGAGGAGATGGACAGTGAATTGTGCGGACTTCAGTTCGAGATCTCCGAGCTCGCACTTTATCGAACGGACACTGAGGATAGAAGCTTGGAGTCCTGGGAACTGGTGGAGGTATGCCACCTTGGGAAGAAATGA